A single genomic interval of Rosistilla ulvae harbors:
- a CDS encoding zeta toxin family protein: MSGDSPNDRPTIIALAGSNGAGKSTFYETHLASLSWPFVNADLLAKELSLDPYPAAELAKQQREELFEQKASFIFETVFSDPVGEKVGFLEEAAKSGYHVILSFVAIRDPEMSIQRVGMRVSQGGHSVPIEKLRSRHARTLENLKLAIRCLPQVRIFDNSDLSKPYEHVATFVNGEPQTGFGMLSAWLIKRLASEFYPGA; this comes from the coding sequence ATGAGCGGTGACAGCCCGAATGACCGTCCGACGATCATCGCGTTGGCAGGATCAAACGGAGCTGGCAAATCCACCTTCTACGAAACGCATCTTGCCAGTCTCAGTTGGCCATTTGTCAATGCGGATCTGCTTGCGAAGGAACTGAGCCTCGATCCGTATCCCGCAGCAGAGCTCGCAAAACAGCAACGCGAGGAACTCTTTGAGCAGAAGGCTAGCTTCATCTTTGAAACGGTATTTTCAGATCCAGTAGGCGAGAAGGTTGGTTTTCTAGAAGAGGCCGCAAAGTCTGGCTACCACGTCATCCTCAGCTTTGTGGCAATCCGTGATCCCGAAATGTCGATTCAAAGAGTCGGGATGCGAGTGAGTCAGGGTGGGCACTCGGTCCCGATAGAGAAGCTTCGCTCACGCCACGCCAGAACTCTGGAGAATCTGAAGCTGGCGATTCGGTGTCTTCCACAGGTCCGCATCTTCGACAACTCAGATCTCAGCAAACCCTACGAGCATGTTGCTACGTTCGTGAACGGAGAGCCGCAGACAGGATTCGGCATGCTCAGCGCGTGGCTGATAAAGCGTCTTGCGTCTGAGTTCTATCCCGGTGCGTAA
- a CDS encoding alpha/beta hydrolase family protein — MSSPNPRRQFLQSSAAGALGALIAQQWWASGAMGQSEPAAMTPLNRFPRMIQEYYVDRMRKFHDKRVARLDAIETQADAEAYVKSCQTRVRECFGPRPEKTPLNPQITGVVQREGYRIENLIFESRPGFLVTANLYIPTHVEGPRPAVVGTCGHSHNGKAEEAYQSFSQGLAKKGYVCLIYDPIGQGERLQYVDEHLKSHVGVGVREHLLAGNQQFLTGESFSMWRAWDGIRAFDYLLTRPEVDPAQIGVTGNSGGGTMTTLLAGVDQRWAMAAPSCYVTSFVRNLENELPTDTEQCPPNALALGLDHEDFLAALAPKPVIILAKEQDFFDVRGAEQAYERLKRLYSKLGKEENIGLFVGPTRHGFTLENREAMYGWFNRATGSDGDPAEPEMTIEDDKTLWCTPDGQVSELGSKTVQQFTREAAAKLAESRGEIGAKPLKKMVHDWLGDRKPLDDSHYRILRNRRDRKYPRKYVAAYVIETEPRVQALVYRIDNDWHFSRPPKDKRQAILYVSHHSSDAELRENELLGKAIAENPDTPVFTVDLRGMGESQPDTADVNSYLSAYGSDYMYAIHGVMFRDEYPRQRTFDLLTVLNWLQSFGHDGVHLIGNGWGAIPATFAAVLSPVVKQVTLQHALTSYTDLASAETYKWPLSSMVPGILQRFDLPDCYRYLESKQLKQIDPWGPNFDDPHDEPS, encoded by the coding sequence ATGTCCTCCCCGAATCCACGTCGTCAATTTTTGCAATCATCGGCTGCCGGAGCGCTGGGAGCGTTGATCGCCCAGCAGTGGTGGGCCAGCGGAGCGATGGGGCAATCCGAACCGGCGGCGATGACGCCGCTGAATCGTTTCCCGCGGATGATACAAGAATATTACGTCGACCGGATGCGGAAATTTCATGACAAGCGAGTTGCCCGGCTCGATGCCATCGAAACGCAGGCCGATGCGGAAGCGTACGTGAAGTCGTGCCAAACGCGGGTGCGAGAATGCTTCGGACCGCGGCCCGAGAAGACGCCGCTGAATCCACAAATCACAGGAGTCGTCCAACGCGAAGGGTATCGGATCGAGAATCTGATCTTCGAGAGTCGCCCCGGTTTTTTGGTGACTGCCAATCTCTATATCCCAACCCATGTCGAAGGCCCACGTCCGGCGGTCGTCGGCACCTGCGGTCACTCTCACAATGGGAAAGCCGAAGAAGCCTACCAGTCGTTCTCGCAGGGCCTCGCTAAAAAGGGTTATGTCTGCCTGATCTACGATCCCATCGGACAAGGCGAACGGTTGCAGTATGTCGACGAACATCTGAAGTCGCACGTCGGCGTCGGCGTTCGCGAGCATCTGTTGGCTGGGAATCAGCAGTTCCTGACGGGCGAGTCGTTCAGTATGTGGAGAGCCTGGGATGGCATTCGAGCCTTCGATTATCTACTCACCCGCCCCGAGGTCGATCCTGCACAGATCGGCGTGACAGGCAATTCGGGCGGCGGAACGATGACCACGCTGTTGGCCGGAGTCGACCAGCGGTGGGCGATGGCCGCTCCATCCTGTTACGTGACGTCGTTCGTTCGGAACCTGGAGAACGAGTTGCCGACGGACACCGAACAATGTCCTCCCAATGCACTCGCTCTGGGCCTAGATCACGAAGACTTTCTGGCCGCGCTGGCTCCCAAACCGGTCATCATCCTGGCCAAGGAGCAGGACTTCTTCGATGTCCGCGGTGCCGAACAAGCTTACGAGCGACTGAAGCGGCTGTATAGCAAGCTTGGGAAAGAGGAGAACATCGGTCTGTTCGTGGGGCCAACGCGTCACGGTTTCACTCTAGAGAATCGCGAGGCGATGTACGGTTGGTTCAATCGCGCCACCGGCAGCGATGGCGATCCGGCAGAGCCCGAGATGACGATCGAAGACGATAAGACCTTGTGGTGCACTCCTGATGGCCAGGTCAGCGAGTTGGGTTCGAAGACGGTCCAACAGTTCACCCGCGAAGCGGCTGCTAAGCTGGCGGAGAGCCGAGGTGAGATCGGCGCAAAGCCGCTGAAGAAGATGGTCCACGATTGGTTGGGGGATCGAAAACCGCTGGACGATTCGCACTATCGGATCTTGCGAAACCGCCGCGATCGTAAATATCCTCGCAAGTACGTCGCCGCATATGTGATCGAGACCGAACCACGCGTGCAAGCGTTGGTCTATCGAATCGACAACGACTGGCACTTCTCGCGACCGCCCAAGGATAAGCGTCAGGCGATCCTGTATGTGTCGCATCACTCGTCCGATGCGGAGCTACGCGAAAACGAACTGCTTGGTAAAGCGATCGCCGAAAATCCTGACACGCCCGTCTTCACGGTCGACCTGCGCGGCATGGGGGAATCGCAACCCGATACCGCCGACGTCAATTCCTATCTGTCCGCGTACGGTTCCGATTACATGTACGCGATTCACGGAGTGATGTTCCGCGACGAATACCCGCGGCAACGGACGTTCGATCTTCTGACGGTCCTCAACTGGCTGCAGTCCTTCGGTCACGACGGAGTCCATTTGATCGGAAACGGTTGGGGAGCGATCCCGGCGACGTTTGCGGCGGTGTTGTCGCCGGTCGTGAAACAGGTCACGCTGCAACACGCCCTCACGTCGTATACCGATCTCGCCTCGGCGGAGACCTACAAGTGGCCGCTCTCGTCGATGGTCCCCGGAATCTTGCAGCGGTTCGATCTGCCCGACTGCTACCGCTACCTGGAATCGAAACAGTTGAAGCAGATCGATCCCTGGGGGCCAAACTTCGACGATCCGCACGACGAACCAAGCTGA
- a CDS encoding sugar phosphate isomerase/epimerase family protein, protein MIASARFAATLTLCLFSLPATAWAQPQTTAAGDAVALYAPDNLTAWLVMFTDSVKRTPAERAEMVANFGFTKVGFEAFKKYLPILEEQMDEYAKRDIEVTSVYLVVETDKPSEEEQVKQILDVLKRRGETPQIWAMFSRNSFKDVSGEERNKRLIAAFSDLAQCVDQSGCQLALYNYGSWFGKLDVQLAIIDGVREQTGIKIGTIFNFHRGHQHMRDFPQALQRMMPHLFAVNLNGMNWKDADYNGGGARIMPLGSGDHELTMMRQLADSGYRGPIGIIDHRSGVDAEVALQENLTGLEKLREELKSPAAE, encoded by the coding sequence ATGATCGCCTCCGCTCGGTTCGCGGCAACGCTGACCCTTTGTCTATTCTCTCTTCCCGCAACCGCGTGGGCTCAGCCTCAAACCACGGCGGCTGGTGACGCGGTTGCCTTGTACGCCCCTGATAACTTGACAGCTTGGTTGGTGATGTTCACCGATTCGGTCAAGCGGACGCCGGCGGAACGGGCGGAGATGGTGGCGAACTTTGGTTTTACGAAAGTCGGTTTTGAAGCGTTCAAGAAATACCTTCCGATCTTGGAAGAGCAGATGGACGAATATGCCAAACGCGATATCGAAGTGACGTCGGTTTATCTTGTTGTCGAAACCGACAAGCCGTCCGAAGAGGAGCAGGTGAAGCAGATCCTCGACGTTTTGAAACGGCGAGGAGAAACGCCGCAGATCTGGGCGATGTTCTCTCGCAACTCGTTCAAGGATGTCTCGGGGGAAGAGCGTAACAAACGCTTGATCGCTGCCTTTTCCGACCTCGCCCAATGCGTCGACCAATCGGGCTGCCAATTGGCCCTGTACAACTATGGCTCGTGGTTCGGCAAGCTCGACGTCCAACTGGCGATCATCGATGGCGTACGCGAACAAACCGGGATCAAGATCGGCACCATCTTCAACTTCCATCGCGGTCACCAGCACATGCGCGACTTTCCGCAAGCGCTGCAGCGGATGATGCCTCATCTGTTTGCGGTCAATCTGAACGGCATGAACTGGAAGGATGCCGATTACAACGGCGGCGGCGCCCGGATCATGCCGCTGGGCAGCGGCGACCATGAACTGACGATGATGCGTCAGCTTGCCGATTCGGGCTATCGCGGCCCGATCGGGATCATCGATCACCGAAGCGGTGTCGATGCCGAGGTCGCCCTTCAGGAAAACCTCACCGGCTTGGAAAAGCTGCGCGAAGAACTGAAGTCTCCTGCTGCGGAATAG
- a CDS encoding Ig-like domain-containing protein codes for MLLDRSRQFLAIGIVAVGVASLLEPAGANEFFPRFSVENLVQRDSHSTVTIGPDGHLYATTTNSGGRELRDNGEGKMVKEHLGEVWRYQLDSATGHVVGEERLLMLPGPVNGFVFDPSATAENLIFYITVLNDRGHMNRIRVKPVGAADPVIENTIVLDFLGRGGNHGMNNLVFTPSGKMYANQGGRTFWGTTEDNQSAAVLEIDFQHPDFAKGAVSPRDYTLEQMQGGDAPIQLVATGLRNPHGIVQHSNGEYYVTIHDPPRGPLLVGGPIKEEVVSDGPPDLVARLKRGAYYGHANPLRKEWVSYGGNPTAEVDPFEIPEYPVGTMPLPNFDLSLMIGTRRNHCISGIDEYLNGDLVAGYLYAQGAEGVNLAGIERFVLDENGNFTGFHEFLKGEDNQPIVFQGVMDLFVTEQGWIYVANFGRRRGDGGIKGGIELLKPLGGNIPPSVVIKSPENRSVYAADATIDFHIEARDYDGQVSEVVLLVNGKSQKCVHSKTDDSLWGVRWKQPPRGRYEVQARVTDNDGKSVTTQPLFLQVDADAHPPVITEMPATVAFVGADYRATVRADSQSNVRFALRDAPEGMKIDPESGEIVWRANRPGNYAARVIADNGTHPAAERKLQIEALTARPADYPPGPMKGLVAGVEYAAASEDRSAQSGTVSSFELVPPSNAGMVVSGFIQVDEPGVYEFAATKPDSATFTIGTSQVFSGPSSPAGLIPLEAGKHAFTLRIDRSAGSVPCALEMRSPHASSRSPLPKSALFRHAKAYGIDRYHGSEPYLQMPRSERDFLPQKLSETGAFADVRSMTLADGAIPYDVNSPLWSDGAFKQRWVFVPAGMTIDFDPSEPWTFPAGTVFVKHFALGEEQKRIETRLTVVKEDQTIYGATYRWNDSNDDANLVTTGVEEEVQLADGSRQPWFYPGPEDCMTCHTHASGYVLGPNTRQLNRDFHYATTGKSDNQLRSLAHVGLFTAPPKEDAIDDLDRLYPLDDETVPLDRRVRSYLASNCSQCHTTGGVNANWFADYAAELSDLGVLDAKPLNHMGLSNVKLIAPGKPERSVMLLRVTSDKRGYRMPPVGRLKTDDQAVEALTQWIAQLQAEKEEK; via the coding sequence ATGCTTCTCGATCGCTCTCGACAGTTCCTCGCTATCGGAATCGTTGCGGTGGGCGTCGCGTCTCTGCTGGAACCGGCTGGCGCAAACGAGTTCTTTCCTCGGTTCTCCGTCGAAAATCTCGTGCAACGCGATAGCCACAGCACGGTGACGATCGGTCCCGATGGCCATCTCTATGCCACCACGACCAACTCCGGCGGTCGCGAACTGCGCGACAATGGCGAGGGGAAGATGGTCAAGGAACACTTGGGCGAGGTCTGGCGTTACCAATTGGATTCGGCCACGGGACATGTCGTTGGTGAAGAGCGTCTGCTGATGCTGCCGGGACCGGTCAACGGTTTCGTTTTTGATCCCTCGGCGACGGCGGAGAATCTTATCTTCTACATCACCGTTCTCAACGATCGCGGCCACATGAATCGGATTCGCGTCAAGCCGGTGGGAGCGGCAGATCCAGTGATCGAGAATACGATCGTGTTGGATTTCTTAGGCCGCGGTGGCAACCATGGAATGAACAATCTCGTCTTCACCCCGTCGGGAAAAATGTACGCCAACCAAGGCGGACGGACTTTCTGGGGAACGACCGAAGACAATCAGAGCGCAGCCGTTTTGGAGATCGATTTCCAACATCCCGACTTCGCCAAGGGAGCTGTCTCGCCGCGCGACTACACATTGGAACAAATGCAGGGAGGGGACGCGCCGATTCAATTGGTCGCCACCGGACTTCGCAACCCGCACGGGATCGTCCAACATTCCAACGGGGAATATTATGTCACCATCCACGATCCACCTCGAGGGCCGTTGTTGGTCGGCGGTCCGATCAAAGAAGAGGTTGTCTCCGATGGGCCGCCCGATTTGGTCGCCCGTCTAAAACGAGGAGCCTATTACGGTCACGCGAATCCGCTTCGCAAGGAATGGGTTTCTTACGGCGGCAACCCGACGGCGGAGGTCGATCCGTTCGAGATCCCCGAATATCCCGTCGGGACGATGCCGCTGCCGAACTTCGATCTCAGCTTGATGATTGGGACGCGGCGGAATCATTGCATCAGCGGAATCGATGAATACCTCAACGGCGACCTCGTTGCCGGATACCTGTACGCTCAAGGAGCCGAGGGAGTCAACCTGGCGGGGATCGAACGTTTTGTGTTGGATGAGAATGGGAACTTCACCGGTTTCCACGAGTTTCTGAAAGGTGAGGACAACCAGCCGATCGTCTTCCAAGGGGTGATGGATCTGTTTGTCACCGAACAGGGATGGATCTACGTCGCCAACTTTGGCCGCCGCCGCGGCGATGGTGGTATCAAGGGAGGCATCGAATTGCTCAAGCCGCTGGGGGGAAACATTCCTCCTTCGGTTGTGATCAAGTCGCCTGAAAATCGGTCGGTCTACGCCGCCGATGCAACGATCGACTTTCATATCGAAGCCCGCGACTACGACGGGCAGGTTTCGGAAGTTGTTCTCTTGGTCAATGGAAAGTCACAAAAATGTGTCCACTCCAAAACGGATGATTCGCTGTGGGGCGTCCGCTGGAAACAGCCACCACGCGGCCGATACGAGGTACAAGCGCGTGTCACCGACAACGACGGCAAATCGGTAACGACCCAGCCGCTGTTTCTTCAGGTCGACGCGGACGCGCATCCACCGGTGATCACCGAGATGCCGGCCACCGTTGCCTTTGTTGGGGCCGACTATCGAGCGACAGTTCGGGCGGACAGTCAATCGAATGTTCGCTTCGCCTTGCGAGACGCTCCCGAAGGAATGAAGATCGATCCTGAATCGGGAGAGATCGTGTGGCGGGCCAATCGGCCGGGCAACTACGCCGCCCGCGTGATCGCCGACAATGGCACTCATCCGGCCGCCGAACGCAAACTTCAGATCGAAGCGCTCACCGCGCGCCCCGCCGATTATCCACCCGGTCCGATGAAGGGTTTGGTTGCCGGAGTCGAATACGCCGCCGCATCGGAAGATCGATCGGCGCAATCGGGGACCGTGTCGAGCTTTGAATTAGTTCCGCCATCAAACGCTGGGATGGTCGTTTCAGGTTTTATACAAGTCGACGAGCCGGGCGTCTATGAATTCGCCGCGACCAAACCGGACTCAGCGACATTCACGATCGGAACATCGCAGGTGTTCAGCGGTCCGAGTTCGCCAGCCGGTTTGATTCCGCTGGAAGCGGGAAAACATGCCTTTACGCTGCGGATCGATCGCAGTGCCGGATCGGTCCCCTGCGCCCTTGAGATGCGAAGCCCGCACGCGTCGTCTCGATCACCGTTGCCGAAGTCAGCTTTGTTCCGCCACGCGAAGGCATACGGAATCGATCGCTATCACGGTTCGGAACCCTATCTGCAGATGCCGCGCAGCGAACGCGATTTCCTGCCGCAGAAGCTTTCTGAAACGGGAGCCTTTGCCGACGTCCGCTCGATGACCTTGGCTGACGGAGCGATTCCATACGACGTGAATTCGCCGCTCTGGTCCGACGGAGCGTTTAAGCAACGCTGGGTCTTTGTTCCCGCGGGGATGACGATCGATTTCGATCCTAGCGAACCGTGGACCTTCCCCGCTGGGACGGTCTTCGTAAAGCACTTTGCCCTGGGCGAAGAGCAGAAGCGGATCGAGACGCGACTGACCGTCGTCAAAGAAGATCAAACGATCTACGGTGCGACCTACCGTTGGAACGATTCGAACGACGATGCCAACCTGGTAACGACCGGTGTTGAGGAAGAGGTACAGCTAGCCGATGGCAGCCGACAGCCTTGGTTCTATCCCGGCCCCGAGGATTGTATGACGTGCCATACGCATGCATCGGGTTATGTGCTTGGACCTAACACGCGCCAGCTCAATCGCGATTTCCATTACGCCACGACGGGTAAATCGGATAACCAGTTGCGTTCGCTAGCCCATGTCGGCCTGTTCACCGCGCCGCCAAAGGAGGATGCGATCGACGACCTCGATCGACTGTACCCGTTGGATGATGAAACGGTCCCCTTGGACCGGCGGGTTCGTTCTTATCTGGCCAGCAATTGCAGCCAGTGCCACACGACCGGTGGCGTCAACGCAAACTGGTTCGCCGACTACGCTGCCGAACTCTCCGATCTGGGCGTGTTGGATGCCAAGCCGCTCAATCATATGGGCCTCTCCAACGTGAAGCTGATTGCCCCGGGGAAACCGGAACGATCGGTGATGCTATTGCGAGTGACGTCGGACAAACGCGGTTATCGGATGCCGCCGGTGGGTCGCTTGAAAACCGATGACCAGGCTGTCGAAGCACTCACGCAGTGGATCGCCCAACTGCAAGCCGAAAAAGAGGAGAAGTGA